A window from Pangasianodon hypophthalmus isolate fPanHyp1 chromosome 4, fPanHyp1.pri, whole genome shotgun sequence encodes these proteins:
- the cckar gene encoding cholecystokinin receptor type A yields the protein METFTIHDMLINSTDIYKILCEFAFRNMSECENPSDLGTQPPALEPKDINQTVRIILYCVIFLLSVLGNSLIIAVLVRNRRMRTVTNLFLLSLAVSDLMLCVFCMPFTLIPNLMKNFVFGSGICKVATYFMGISVSVSTFNLVAISLERYSAICNPLTSRTWQTKSHAAKVISATWLLSFLLMVPYPISSTLVPYRRNNNSTGNMCRHIWPSDIIQQSWYVFLLLILILVPGIVMMTAYGLISVELYRGIKFEMANRKASQERQSSTGSLKPSECDGCYLQPSKKKRSDASANQQSALLASSSKPKLNRVCSNSPTANLMAKKRVIRMLLVIVVLFFLCWTPVFAANAWRAFDKRSADRLLSGAPISFIHLLSYTSACVNPIIYCFMNKRFRQGMLATFTCCTGHADREGRGSGRLSAGGGGGGGGGALGTLGCAGGGGKENTQSSGTLTRLTYSSIRGSAQA from the exons ATGGAGACATTCACTATACATGACATGCTCATTAACAGCACGGacatttataaaatactgtGTGAGTTCGCCTTCAGGAACATGTCCGAGTGCGAGAACCCCAGCGACCTGGGCACACAACCACCAGCGCTGGAGCCTAAAG ATATAAACCAGACGGTGCGGATCATTCTCTACTGTGTGATCTTCCTGCTGAGTGTTCTGGGGAACAGCCTGATCATCGCAGTGCTGGTGAGGAACCGGCGCATGCGAACCGTCACCAACCTCTTCCTGCTCTCTCTGGCAGTCAGCGACCTGATGCTGTGCGTGTTCTGTATGCCTTTCACCCTCATTCCCAACCTGATGAAGAACTTCGTCTTCGGCAGCGGCATCTGTAAAGTGGCCACCTACTTCATGG GTATCTCGGTAAGCGTGTCCACCTTCAACCTGGTGGCCATCTCTCTGGAGCGCTACAGTGCCATCTGCAATCCACTAACATCACGCACATGGCAGACCAAATCCCACGCCGCAAAGGTGATCAGCGCCACATGGCTGCTATCCTTCCTGCTCATGGTGCCGTACCCAATCTCCAGCACGCTCGTGCCCTACCGccgcaacaacaacagcacggGCAACATGTGCCGCCACATCTGGCCCAGCGACATCATCCAGCAGTCATG GTATGTTTTCCTGTTATTGATCCTCATCCTGGTGCCAGGAATTGTGATGATGACAGCATATGGGCTAATCTCTGTCGAGCTGTACAGAGGAATCAAGTTTGAAATGGCTAACAGAAAGGCAAGCCAAG AGAGGCAGAGCAGCACAGGAAGCCTGAAGCCCAGCGAGTGTGACGGCTGCTATCTTCAGCCCTCCAAGAAGAAGCGCTCAGATGCGTCCGCCAATCAGCAATCGGCACTTCTGGCTTCCAGCAGCAAACCCAAGCTGAACCGTGTGTGCAGCAACAGCCCCACAGCCAACCTGATGGCCAAGAAGCGCGTGATCCGCATGCTGTTGGTCATCGTGGTGCTCTTCTTCCTCTGCTGGACGCCCGTGTTTGCGGCGAATGCCTGGCGAGCATTTGACAAGCGCTCGGCTGACCGCCTGCTCTCCGGAGCTCCCATCTCCTTCATCCACCTGCTCTCGTACACCTCAGCATGCGTCAACCCCATCATCTACTGCTTCATGAACAAGCGCTTTCGTCAAGGCATGCTAGCTACCTTCACCTGCTGCACAGGGCACGCAGACAGAGAGGGCCGGGGCAGCGGGCGCCTCAGTgccggaggaggaggaggaggaggaggaggagcgctTGGAActctgggatgtgctggaggGGGAGGGAAGGAGAACACACAGTCCAGCGGGACTCTCACCAGGCTGACATACAGCAGCATCCGCGGGTCAGCACAAGCATAA